The Dunckerocampus dactyliophorus isolate RoL2022-P2 chromosome 16, RoL_Ddac_1.1, whole genome shotgun sequence genome includes a window with the following:
- the rbm41 gene encoding RNA-binding protein 41 — translation MRRVSRRCCEDGPLLEEQETEGQRQLHGLLLRQLHTDVDIDRCVAKKRCFTPAAIYKPFGQQAAGVRSLSQFQALQDGEQELASLRELGLTEAEIQLWQSRDDPEIPENCHGVCAAPGVKQERLQVIRDKIAVRAEILARPQRFATSQALSRREMEIEQALFQGNDRLGFLAALYHHDENNQDGQQGATSSDPMETLYRDLLTKEKQQASLQEPRTSHIPKRDPTSVQSNDLSGDQSEDASQNELQEEKRNRSEQSKHQGSPAVEINISQPIGSLCVAVRTGSCGPLTVKGEVAAVTEEEILENRETEEDIRRIPRFRNYQPGNPSKVLCVRNLSAQASVAQLVALFSRFECASGPPVLYRLLTGRMKGQAFISLPDTETAQKALELVHGYRLLGKPLVVEFGRERQEAEEKEERKK, via the exons ATGCGAAG AGTGAGCAGGCGGTGCTGTGAGGATGGCCCACTGCTGGAGGAGCAGGAGACGGAGGGACAACGGCAGCTGCATGGCCTCCTCCTGAGGCAGCTCCATACTGACGTCGACATCGACAG ATGTGTGGCCAAAAAGCGATGCTTCACCCCGGCGGCGATTTATAAGCCTTTCGGGCAGCAGGCCGCCGGTGTCAGGAGCCTCTCCCAATTCCAGGCCTTGCAGGACGGAGAGCAGGAGCTGGCCAGCTTGCGGGAGCTGGGTCTCACAGAAGCTGAGATCCAACTGTGGCAGAGCAGAGATGATCCGGAGATACCTGAGaat TGTCATGGCGTGTGTGCGGCTCCCGGCGTCAAGCAAGAGCGCCTCCAAGTGATCCGAGACAAGATCGCAGTCAGAGCAGAAATCCTGGCCCGCCCACAACGCTTTGCCACTAGCCAGGCGCTGTCACGCCGCGAGATGGAGATCGAACAGGCGCTTTTCCAGGGAAACGATCGCCTGGGTTTCCTTGCCGCGCTTTACCACCACG ATGAAAATAACCAAGATGGTCAGCAGGGGGCGACATCCTCAGATCCAATGGAAACTCTCTACAGAGATCTCTTGACTAAGGAGAAGCAGCAAGCGTCACTCCAGGAGCCTCGAACGTCACATATTCCTAAACGTGATCCCACATCTGTGCAGTCAAACGACTTGTCGGGAGACCAGTCGGAGGATGCTTCCCAAAATGAGCTACAAGAGGAAAAGAGAAACAGATCAGAACAGTCAAAGCATCAAGGATCTCCTGCGGTGGAGATCAACATAAGCCAGCCAATAGGTAGTCTGTGTGTAGCGGTGAGGACGGGGTCATGTGGCCCACTGACAGTCAAAGGGGAGGTCGCGGCCGTGACGGAAGAAGAAATCCTGGAGAACCGGGAAACTGAGGAGGACATCCGCAGGATCCCGAGGTTCAGGAACTACCAACCTGGAAATCCCTCCAAA GTTTTATGCGTGAGGAACCTGAGCGCACAGGCATCAGTGGCCCAGCTGGTGGCGCTGTTCTCCAGGTTCGAGTGTGCTAGTGGGCCCCCCGTGCTGTACCGACTTCTAACGGGACGCATGAAAGGGCAGGCCTTCATCTCCCTGCCAG ACACTGAAACGGCCCAGAAAGCTTTGGAGCTGGTCCATGGATACCGGTTGCTAGGGAAACCTTTGGTGGTCGAATTTGGCCGTGAGCGACAGGAAGCTGAAGAAAAGGaagagaggaaaaaataa